From Brassica oleracea var. oleracea cultivar TO1000 chromosome C3, BOL, whole genome shotgun sequence, a single genomic window includes:
- the LOC106330258 gene encoding phenolic glucoside malonyltransferase 2-like → MALNVIENVRVSPAIKSSDDSFSLSLTFFEIRWIKFHASQQVVFYRLTESSSSPQSFHSHILPKLKLSLSLVLSFYLPLTGRLTWAPQDPKPCIIVSKHDTVSLTVAETDADFSLLSGKGLRRPATAFHHLAPELTVSDDSATVLSLQITLFPNQGFCICIASHHSVVDATTSIAFMKSWAHISRLQEHGNSTESPLLPEDLTPSFDRTIINLPPGLESKMVSYLSKQSHNFKSLKPPPIDEIGTDIVRVSLDLTLEDVEQLRERVKNHSSRELHLSTFVIAYAYAWTCVVKAREGDANRPTLFCYTADFRSRLDPPLPATYFGSFVFPTGWFHYDARTFLEEDGFVRAVEILSDSVKGVGSRGIESFFEDFVEAKKKFKTGVQFGSVAGTTRLGIYGLDFGWGRPVKAEVVHIDRNEAFSMSERRDESGGVEIGVCLKKREVNTFISLFKDGLRPCLHSKWVPKL, encoded by the coding sequence ATGGCACTAAACGTGATCGAGAACGTCCGAGTCAGCCCTGCAATCAAATCGTCCGATGACTCCTTCAGCCTCTCTCTGACTTTCTTCGAGATCCGCTGGATAAAGTTCCATGCTAGTCAGCAAGTCGTCTTCTACAGACTCACCGAGTCATCATCATCACCCCAGTCATTTCACTCTCACATCCTCCCAAAGCTCAAGCTCTCGCTCTCCCTTGTCCTCAGCTTCTACCTCCCCCTTACCGGCCGCCTCACGTGGGCCCCACAAGACCCAAAGCCGTGCATCATCGTCTCCAAGCACGACACGGTTTCGCTTACCGTCGCAGAGACCGACGCAGACTTCTCCCTTTTATCCGGCAAAGGACTACGTCGTCCGGCCACCGCCTTTCATCATCTGGCACCTGAGCTAACAGTCTCTGACGACTCGGCGACCGTTCTTTCTCTCCAAATCACGTTGTTCCCGAACCAAGGATTCTGTATCTGCATTGCATCGCACCACTCCGTCGTTGACGCTACAACATCAATAGCGTTTATGAAATCTTGGGCGCATATTAGCAGATTGCAAGAACATGGCAACTCCACGGAGTCTCCCCTTCTTCCAGAGGATCTAACTCCCAGCTTTGATCGTACCATCATCAATCTTCCTCCCGGGCTTGAGTCGAAAATGGTGTCGTATCTCTCAAAGCAGAGCCATAACTTTAAATCCCTGAAGCCGCCTCCCATCGATGAGATAGGCACGGACATTGTACGTGTCTCTCTCGACTTAACTCTGGAGGACGTCGAGCAGCTCCGGGAACGGGTCAAGAACCATTCATCTCGGGAGCTTCATCTGTCAACCTTTGTCATCGCCTACGCTTACGCATGGACGTGTGTGGTGAAAGCGCGTGAAGGCGACGCGAACAGACCGACACTTTTTTGTTATACAGCAGACTTTAGGTCTCGGTTAGACCCGCCACTTCCCGCCACATACTTCGGGAGCTTCGTGTTTCCGACAGGTTGGTTCCATTACGATGCGAGAACATTTCTGGAAGAAGATGGTTTTGTTAGAGCTGTCGAGATTCTAAGTGATTCGGTCAAAGGTGTTGGTTCACGAGGGATAGAGTCATTCTTTGAGGACTTTGTGGAGGCAAAAAAGAAATTTAAAACAGGTGTACAGTTCGGATCTGTAGCCGGGACGACCAGGTTAGGGATATACGGGTTAGATTTTGGATGGGGCAGACCCGTTAAAGCAGAGGTTGTGCACATTGACCGCAATGAAGCCTTCTCTATGTCAGAAAGGAGGGACGAGTCAGGTGGCGTGGAGATTGGCGTGTGCTTGAAGAAGAGGGAGGTGAACACTTTTATTTCTTTATTTAAAGATGGCCTAAGACCATGCCTACACTCAAAATGGGTACCGAAACTCTAA